A stretch of DNA from Flavobacteriaceae bacterium MAR_2009_75:
TTGATTCAGCCAATCGCCTTGAGTATGGGTCTGCGTTTTGCAATCCGTGAAGGTGGTAGAACTGTAGGTGCTGGTCAGGTTACCAAAATCCTAGATTAAAAATTATTATTAGATAGTATAAATTGTATTAAGGGTGTCCTTCTTTGGTTGGACACCTTTAAATGCAATTATAAACGGGTGTAGCTCAGTTGGTAGAGCACTGGTCTCCAAAACCAGGTGTCGGGAGTTCGAGCCTCTCCTCCCGTGCCAAATATAATAGTATGTTGACGTATATTAAAGAATCAATGGAAGAGCTTCGTAACAATGTTACGTTGCCTTCAAGGGCTGAGTCTTCTAACCTGATGGTTATCGTTGCTGTGTTTTCAATCTTGTTCGCTTTGGCGACTTGGGGTGTCGATACGGTATTCAGTAAATTGGTGCAGCTATATTTCAACAACATCTTAAACTAAAGCAATCGCTATGTCGGAAGTATTGGAAAAGAAATGGTATGTCGTGCGTGCTGTCAGTGGTCAAGAGAATAAAATCAAAGGCTATATTGAGAGTGAAGTCGAAAGACATGGCTTTTCTGATTATTTAGAAGATGTTTTGGTGCCGACCGAAAAGGTGATTCAAATACGAAACGGGAAAAAAATTAACAAAGAACGTGTTTATTTTCCCGGTTATATAATGATTAAAGCGAACCTTGGTGGTGAGATGATTCATATTATTAGGTCGATTACCAATGTAATCGGTTTTCTAGGTGAAACTAAAGGTGGTGATCCTGTGCCTCTTCGTAAAACTGAAGTGAACAGAATGCTTGGTAAGGCCGATGAATTGGCTGTAAATACCGATAGTGTTGCGATACCTTTTACACATGGTGAGACAGTTAAGGTTATTGATGGACCTTTCAACGGGTTTAATGGTACGGTTGAAAAAATCAATGAAGAAAAGCGTAAGCTTGAGGTAATGGTTAAGATTTTCGGAAGAAAGACACCATTAGAGCTCAGTTATATGCAAGTTGAGAAAATATAATTTTTGAGTGTTACATATTTAAGTTGTGTTGCTTCCAATTGATGCAACTTTAATTTAATTCTAAACAATGGCAAAAGAAGTAGGTAAAGTAGTTAAACTACAAGTTAGGGGAGGTGCAGCGAATCCATCGCCACCGGTTGGACCCGCCTTAGGTGCTGCCGGCGTTAACATTATGGAGTTCTGTAAGCAGTTTAATGCTCGTACACAGGACAAACAGGGCAAAGTATTGCCTGTTGTTATCACCGTATACAAAGACAAGTCATTTGACTTTGTTGTTAAAACACCACCGGCGGCCGTTCAATTGATGGAAGCAGCTAAGATTAAAAAAGGATCTGGCGAACCTAACCGTGTAAAATTAGGTAATGTTACTTGGGATCAAGTTAGGGCAATAGCCGAAGACAAAATGGCTGATCTTAATGCATTCACCATAGAGTCAGCAATGAGTATGGTTGCTGGTACAGCAAGGTCTATGGGTATGAAAGTAGCTGGTAAAAGACCTTTTTAAAATCTTATAAAGCAATTTAAATGGCAAAGTTAACAAAGAAACAAAAAGAGGCCAGTGCCAAGATAGATAGAGACAAAATGTACTCTATTGAAGAAGGTGCCGCTTTGGTAAAGGATATTACTAATGTAAAATTCGATGCATCTGTAGATTTGGCGATTCGTTTGGGCGTAGATCCCAGAAAAGCCAATCAAATGGTTCGTGGCGTAGTTACCCTACCTCACGGTACAGGTAAAGATGTTAAGGTTTTGGCTTTAGTTACTCCAGATAAAGAAGCAGAGGCTACAGAAGCCGGTGCTGATTTTGTAGGATTAGACGAGTATTTGGATAAAATCAAAGGTGGTTGGACCGATGTTGATGTAATCATCACCATGCCAAGTGTGATGGGTAAATTAGGTCCTTTAGGTCGTGTATTGGGCCCAAGAGGTTTGATGCCTAATCCGAAGACAGGAACGGTTACTATGGATGTTGCAAAAGCAGTGTCTGATGTTAAAGCCGGTAAAATCGATTTCAAAGTTGATAAGACGGGTATAGTTCACGCGGCTATTGGGAAAGTATCTTTCTCGGCAGACAAGATTGCTGATAATGCCAAAGAACTTATCGATACTTTGATTAAGATGAAGCCTGCAGCTGCTAAGGGTGTTTACATGAAGAGTGTCTTTATGTCTAGTACAATGAGCCCTAGCCTTCAGCTAGATCCAAAAACAGTTTAATCGAACTGGGTAGTTCAAAATTTACAGTATGACAAGAGAAGAAAAAGCAATCGTAATACAGGATTTGACCTCGCAGTTAGCCGATAGCCCTACCATTTATTTGGCGGATATATCGGGATTAAACGCTTCACAAACTTCTGATTTAAGAAGAGCGGCCTTCAAGGCCAATGTGAAATTGGCGGTAGTCAAAAACACTTTGCTTGCAAAAGCAATGGAAGCTTCCGATAAAGAATTCGGCGACCTTCCGGGGGTACTCAAGGGCAATACATCCTTGATGTTTTCCGAGGTAGGTAACGCTCCGGCAAAGTTAATCAAGACTTTCAGAAAAAAAGCTGAAAAGCCTTTGCTGAAAGGAGCTTTCGTCGAAGAAGCAATCTATATTGGTGATGAGAATTTAGATGCATTGGTGAGTATCAAGTCCAAAGAAGAAATGATTGGAGAAATCATTGGATTGTTACAATCACCTGCTAAGAACGTTATTTCCGGTCTTAAGTCCGGTGGTGGCAAAATAGCTGGCATCCTAAAGACATTATCAGAAAAATAAGTACGCACTAAACTAAGTATATTTCAAAATTTTATTAAACGATAGAAAAATGGCAGATTTAAAAGAATTCGCAGAACAGTTGGTAAACTTGACCGTAAAAGAGGTAAACGAGTTGGCCGATATATTAAAAGATGAGTATGGTATCGAGCCTGCAGCAGCAGCAGTAGCCGTAGCTGGTGGTGCCGGTGGTGCTGAAGCTGGTGAAGCAGCTGAAGAGCAGACAGAATTTGACGTAATCTTAACAGCGGCCGGTGGTTCTAAACTAGCTGTAGTTAAATTGGTTAAAGAATTAACAGGTCTTGGCCTGAAAGATGCAAAAGACATCGTTGATAGTGCACCTAAAGCAGTTAAAGAAGGTGTGGCTAAAGATGAGGCTGAAGGTATCAAAAAATCTTTGGAAGAAGCAGGAGCAGAAGTTGAGCTTAAATAATAGCAGCAACCATAGCACTATGTTTAGGTCTTTTTTCGTCCCCGGACGGAATTGGACCTAAACTTGTTTTTATATTCAATACGTATGTGAGGCGACATACGACCCATTACAGCCTACGCAATTTTAGAGTATTCACGTTCAAAACACTGTCCATAGATGTTCACACAACAGACTGAGAGAATAAATTTTGCATCCGCTAAGAACACGCCGGAATATCCGGATTTCTTGGACATTCAGATCAAGTCTTTTCAAGATTTTTTTCAACTTGAGACTAAATCTGACGAAAGGGGTGACGAAGGTTTGTACAATACCTTCCAAGAAAACTTCCCGATTACGGACACTCGTAACCAGTTCGTACTTGAATTTTTAGATTATTTCATAGATCCACCTAGATATTCCATCCAAGAATGTATAGAACGTGGGTTGACCTATAGTGTTCCTTTAAAGGCACGATTAAAATTATACTGTACCGATCCTGAGCATGAAGATTTCGAGACTATCGTGCAAGATGTTTATTTAGGTACGATTCCTTACATGACTCCCAGTGGAACATTTGTTATAAATGGTGCCGAAAGAGTTGTTGTATCACAGTTACACCGTTCTCCAGGGGTTTTCTTCGGACAATCTTTTCATGCGAACGGAACAAAATTATACTCTGCAAGGGTTATACCGTTCAAAGGTTCTTGGATAGAATTTGCGACGGACATCAATGGCGTTATGTACGCTTACATTGATAGAAAGAAAAAATTACCGGTAACAACTCTATTTAGAGCTATTGGTTTTGAAAGGGATAAGGATATACTTGAGATATTCGATCTTTCAGAAGAAGTAAAGGTTTCTAAAGCCGGATTGAAAAAAGTATTGGGCCGAAAATTGGCCGCAAGGGTATTGAATACCTGGCATGAAGATTTCGTTGATGAAGATACGGGCGAGGTGGTATCTATTGAAAGAAACGAAATAATCTTGGATCGTGATACAGTTCTTGAAAAAGAGCATATCGATGAGATTCTTGATGCCGACGTGAAAACCATTCTTTTGCATAAAGAGAATAACGCGCAGTCTGATTATGCGATTATTCACAATACGCTTCAAAAGGATCCTACTAACTCTGAAAAAGAGGCTGTAGAACATATTTACCGTCAATTGAGAAATGCCGAGCCGCCCGATGAGGAAACGGCTAGAGGTATAATTGATAAATTATTCTTTTCAGACCAACGGTACAATCTTGGTGAAGTAGGTCGATATAGAATGAACAAGAAATTGCAGTTGGATATTGGAATGGACAAGCAGGTCTTGACCAAGGAAGATATCATAACTATAATCAAATACTTGATCGAACTTATTAACTCTAAGGCAGAGATTGATGATATCGATCACTTGTCTAACCGTCGTGTTAGAACGGTAGGTGAACAGTTGTCATCTCAGTTTGGTGTTGGTTTGGCACGTATGGCACGTACGATTCGTGAGCGAATGAATGTTCGTGATAATGAAGTGTTTACGCCAATCGATTTGATTAACGCGAAAACACTTTCGTCTGTTATTAATTCATTTTTTGGAACAAATCAGTTGTCTCAGTTTATGGATCAAACGAATCCATTGGCAGAGATTACTCATAAGAGAAGATTATCGGCATTAGGGCCAGGTGGTCTTTCGAGAGAAAGAGCAGGTTTTGAGGTTCGTGATGTTCACTATACTCACTATGGTAGACTTTGTCCGATTGAAACTCCTGAAGGTCCGAACATCGGTTTGATTTCTTCACTTGCGGTTTTTTCCAAAGTGAACCCGATGGGCTTTTTAGAGACTCCGTACCGTAAGGTCGAAAACAGTAAGGTTGATACTTCAGAATATATATACCTAAGTGCTGAAGAAGAAGAAGGAATGAAAATTGCCCAGGCAAACATACCTTTAAAAGAAGATGGTCAGATAGACAGTGAAAAGGTTATTGCTCGTGAAGAAGGTGATTTTCCAGTAGTAGACCCATCTGAAGTAAACTATACAGATGTTGCGCCTAATCAAATTGCATCGATTTCTGCATCATTGATTCCTTTCTTGGAGCATGATGATGCGAACCGTGCATTGATGGGGTCGAACATGATGCGTCAAGCAGTTCCATTATTGAGACCACAGTCTCCGATAGTGGGTACAGGTCTTGAACGTCAGGTCGCTTCTGACTCTAGGGTATTGATCAATGCAGAAGGAGATGGAACTATCGTTTATGTTGATGCCAAGAAAATCACCGTAAAATATGATAGAACCGATGCCGAACGTTTGATCAGTTTTGAAGATGATTCTAAGAGTTACAACTTGGTGAAGTTTAGAAAAACCAACCAAGGTACCAGTATCAATCTAAAACCTATTGTTCGCAAGGGCGATAAGGTTAAAAAAGGTGAAGTTCTTTGTGAGGGTTATGCTACTGAAAAAGGGGAACTGGCATTAGGCCGTAACCTTACGGTGGCCTTCATGCCTTGGAAAGGGTATAACTTTGAAGATGCAATCGTGATTTCTGAAAAAGTGGTTAGAGAAGATATCTTTACTTCGATTCACGTTGATGAATATTCTTTAGAAGTTCGTGACACGAAATTGGGTGCAGAAGAATTAACTCATGATATACCTAACGTTTCAGAAGAGGCTACCAAAGATTTAGATGAAAACGGTATGATCCGTATCGGTGCCGAGGTAAAACCTGGTGACATCTTGATCGGTAAGATTACTCCAAAAGGAGAATCAGATCCGACACCTGAAGAAAAACTGCTTAGAGCAATTTTCGGAGACAAAGCAGGTGATGTTAAAGATGCTTCTTTGAAAGCTTCCCCTTCATTGCGAGGTGTTGTTATCGACAAGAAATTATTCTCTAGATCGGTAAAAGATAAGCGCAAGCGCTCTGAAGATAAAGAAGAGTTGAACAAGCTTGAGCTTGAATATGAGGTGAAATTCCAAGAATTGAAAGATGTTCTTATCGAAAAGCTTTTCACTTTGGTGAACGGTAAAACTTCACAGGGCGTCTTGAACGATTTGGGAGAAGAAGTTCTTCCTAAAGGAAAGAAATACACCTTGAAAATGTTGAACTCTGTTGACGATTTTGCTCACTTGGTAGGTGGTAGTTGGACAACGGATAAAGACACCAATTCTTCTGTAGCAGATTTGTTGCATAACTATAAAATCAAGTTGAACGACCTTCAAGGTAACTTGAGAAGAGATAAGTTCACCATATCTGTAGGTGATGAGTTACCTGCTGGTATTATGAAGTTGGCCAAGGTTTATATTGCCAAGAAACGTAAGTTGAAAGTTGGAGATAAAATGGCAGGTCGTCACGGTAACAAAGGTATCGTTTCGCGTATCGTTCGTCAAGAAGATATGCCGTTCTTAGATGACGGTACTCCTGTAGATATCGTATTGAACCCATTAGGTGTACCCTCTCGTATGAACATTGGGCAGATATATGAAACTGTTCTCGGTTGGGCCGGATTAAAGTTGGGTAGAAAGTTTGCTACTCCGATTTTTGACGGGGCCTCTCTAGATGAGATCAACGGTTATACTGATGAAGCCGGTATTCCACGATTTGGACATACTTATTTATACGATGGTGGAACCGGTCAGCGTTTCGATCAACCTGCAACTGTGGGTGTTATCTACATGCTGAAATTGGGGCACATGGTTGATGATAAGATGCATGCACGATCTATCGGACCTTACTCATTGATTACACAGCAGCCATTAGGTGGTAAAGCACAGTTCGGTGGTCAGCGTTTTGGTGAGATGGAGGTTTGGGCCCTAGAGGCTTACGGTGCATCGGCTACTCTACGTGAAATATTGACCGTTAAGTCGGATGATGTAATCGGAAGAGCCAAGACCTACGAATCTATAGTTAAAGGTGAAACCATGCCAGAACCCGGTTTACCGGAATCTTTCAATGTATTGATGCACGAACTTAAAGGTTTGGGCTTGGATATACGTTTGGAAGAATAGTTAAGAACATACATTATAATATAGTAGCATAGTACATTATGGCTAGAATAAAAGATAATAATCCAGTAAAAAGGTTTGACAAGATTTCCATTGGATTGGCTTCGCCAGAATCAATTTTGGCAGAGTCTCGCGGTGAGGTCTTAAAGCCTGAAACCATTAACTACCGAACTCATAAGCCGGAACGGGATGGGCTTTTTTGTGAGCGTATATTCGGGCCTGTTAAGGATTATGAATGTGCTTGTGGTAAGTACAAGCGTATTCGCTACCGCGGTATCGTATGTGACCGTTGTGGTGTTGAAGTGACGGAGAAAAAAGTACGTAGAGATAGAGTAGGGCATATTAATTTGGTAGTGCCTGTAGCTCACATCTGGTATTTTCGTTCGTTGCCGAACAAAATCGGATACCTTTTAGGGCTTCCTTCCAAGAAATTGGATATGATCATCTATTATGAAAGATATGTGGTCATTCAACCTGGTATTGCAAAAGGTCCTGAAGGGGAAGAAATCAACAAGATGGATTTCTTGACCGAAGAGGAGTATTTGACGATATTGGAATCTATTCCGATCGAGAATCAGTATTTAGAAGATTCAGACCCAAATAAGTTCATAGCGAAAATGGGTGCTGAATGTCTAATCGATCTTTTGGCTCGAATTGACCTGAAAGAGTTATCATACCAGTTACGTCACAAGGCGAACACTGAGACTTCTAAGCAAAGAAAGACAGAGGCTTTAAAGAGACTTCAAGTTGTCGAAGCCTTAAGAGAGTCGCAAGATAATAGGGAGAACAATCCGGAATGGATGATTATGAAAGTAATTCCGGTGATTCCACCAGAATTACGCCCGCTAGTTCCTTTAGATGGTGGTCGTTTCGCGACTTCAGATTTAAATGATCTTTACAGAAGGGTTATCATTCGTAACAACCGTTTGAAGCGATTGGTAGAGATTAAAGCTCCTGAGGTGATTCTTAGAAATGAGAAACGTATGCTTCAAGAAGCTGTCGATTCTCTTTTCGATAACACTAGAAAGGCTTCTGCCGTTAAAACTGAATCGAATAGACCATTAAAATCTCTTTCAGATTCATTGAAGGGTAAGCAAGGTCGTTTCCGTCAAAACCTACTAGGTAAGCGTGTTGATTATTCTGCGCGTTCGGTAATCGTCGTTGGGCCTGAATTGAATCTATACGAGTGTGGTCTTCCAAAAGATATGGCTGCTGAACTTTACAAGCCTTTCGTTATCAGGAAACTGATAGAAAGAGGTATCGTAAAGACAGTAAAGTCAGCCAAGAAAATTATAGATAAGAAAGAGCCCGTTGTTTGGGATATTCTTGAAAACGTGCTAAAAGGGCATCCGGTTCTGTTGAACCGTGCTCCTACCTTGCACCGTTTGGGTATTCAAGCATTTCAACCAAAACTTATCGAAGGTAAAGCGATTCGTTTACATCCATTGGCGTGTACTGCATTTAACGCGGATTTCGATGGTGACCAAATGGCGGTTCACTTGCCATTAGGGCCTGAGGCTATCTTGGAAGCACAGCTATTAATGCTTGCTTCACAAAACATCTTGAACCCTGCAAATGGTTCACCAATTACTGTTCCATCGCAGGATATGGTTCTGGGTCTGTACTATATGACCAAAGAGCGGAAGTCTACACCTGAAGTTCCCGTTAAAGGAGAAGGGTTAACTTTTTATTCTTCTGAAGAAGTTGAAATAGCTTTCAATGAAGGAAAAGTTGATTTGAACGCAGGTATTAAAGTTCGTGCAAAAGACTTTAACGAAGAGGGCGACTTGGTCAGCCAAATCATTGCAACCACTGTTGGTAGAGTATTGTTCAATAAAAATGTTCCGGAACAAGCGGGTTACATTAACCAAGTATTGAACAAGAAGGCGTTAAGAAATATTATTGGTGATATTTTAGCGGTGACCGATGTTCCGACAACTGCCAACTTCTTAGATAGAATTAAGACTATGGGATATGAATTTGCCTTTAAAGGCGGATTGTCCTTTAGTTTAGGGGATATTATTATTCCTCAAGAGAAGCATGATATGATAGCCGATGCCAATGGTCAGGTCGATGGTATTATGGCTAACTATAACATGGGTCTTATAACCAATAATGAACGTTATAACCAAGTTATTGATGTGTGGACGTCTACAAACGCCATGCTAACTGAATTGGCTATGAAGCGTATTCGAGAAGACCAGCAAGGTTTTAACTCGGTATATATGATGCTTGATTCTGGTGCAAGGGGTTCTAAAGAGCAAATTCGTCAGTTGACAGGTATGCGTGGTCTGATGGCCAAGCCGAAGAAATCTACTGCCGGAGGTGGAGAAATTATTGAAAACCCGATTCTTTCTAACTTTAAGGAGGGGCTTTCGATTCTTGAATACTTTATCTCTACGCACGGTGCGCGTAAAGGTCTTGCAGATACCGCTTTGAAAACTGCCGATGCAGGTTACTTAACCCGTCGATTGGTAGATGTTTCTCAAGATGTTATTATCAACATTGAAGATTGTGGAACGCTAAGAGGTATTGAGGTTGAAGCATTAAAGAAGAATGAAGAAGTTGTAGAATCTTTAGGAGAGCGTATCTTAGGTAGAGTTTCCTTACATGATGTTTATGATCCACTTACTGAAGAGCTGCTCTTAACTGCGGGTCAGCAGATTATGGAGTCTGATATGAAAAAAATCAAGAACTCACCTATCGAAAAAATCGAAGTGCGTTCTGCATTGACTTGTGAAGCTCCTAAGGGTATTTGTTCTAAGTGTTATGGTAGAAACCTTTCTACGAATAAAATGGTTCAACGTGGTGAAGCTGTTGGTGTTGTAGCGGCTCAGTCTATTGGAGAACCTGGTACACAGCTGACCTTACGTACCTTCCACGTAGGTGGTATTGCAGGTAACATTTCTGAAGATAATAAGCTAATCGCCAAGTTTAGTGGTAAAGCGGAAATCGAAGACTTGCGTACGGTCAAAGGTCAAGATGCAGAAGGTAAAGCAGCTAATATCGTTATTTCTAGAACATCGGAAATTAAGATAATCGATACGAAAACAGGTATTACGCTGAGTACAAATAACATTCCTTACGGTTCTCAATTAATGATAGAGAATGGTGCAAAGGTTTCTAAAGATGATGTAATATGTACTTGGGATCCTTATAATGGAGTTATTGTATCAGAATTCCCTGGTAAAATTGCTTATGAAAACATTGAGCAAGGTGTTACTTATCAGGTAGAAATTGATGAGCAGACCGGTTTCCAAGAAAAAGTAATTTCAGAATCTAGAAACAAAAAGTTGATTCCAACTCTTTTGATTCAAAATGATAAAGGTGAGACCTTACGTTCTTATAACTTACCAGTTGGTTCACATATCATGGTTGACAACGGTGATAAGATAAAAGAAGGTAAGATTTTGGTTAAGATTCCTCGTAAATCTGCAAAAGCAGGTGATATTACGGGTGGTCTACCAAGGGTAACCGAGCTTTTCGAAGCACGTAACCCATCTAACCCAGCTGTAGTTTCTGAGATTGACGGTGTTGTTTCTTTCGGAAAAATTAAAAGGGGTAACCGTGAGATTATTATTGAGTCTAAGTTGGGCGAAATCAAAAAGTACTTGGTCAAACTATCGAACCAGATATTGGTTCAAGAGAATGACTATGTACGTGCGGGAATGCCGTTATCAGACGGTTCTATAACTCCGGAAGATATTTTGGCTATCAAAGGTCCATCAGCGGTACAACAGTATTTGGTGAACGAAGTTCAAGAAGTTTACCGTTTACAAGGTGTGAAGATCAATGACAAGCACTTTGAAGTTGTGGTGAGACAGATGATGCGTAAAGTACGTATTCAGGATCCAGGTGATACTATTTTCTTAGAGAACCAATTAGTTCACAAAGATGATTTTATTAGAGAGAATGATGAAATCTATGGTAAGAAAGTAGTTGTTGATAAAGGAGAGTCAGAAAATCTTAAAGAAGGACAAATCATTACTGCTCGTGAGCTACGTGACGAAAATTCTATTTTGAGAAGATCTGATAAAACTTTGGTCGAAGCTAAAGATGCTGTCGCGGCTACTGCGACACCAATACTTCAGGGTATTACACGCGCGTCTTTACAGACCAAGTCGTTTATCTCGGCTGCATCTTTCCAAGAGACAACTAAAGTATTGAACGAAGCTGCTGTAAGTGGTAAGATAGATACCTTAGAAGGATTGAAAGAAAATGTAATTGTAGGACATAAGATTCCTGCCGGTACCGGTATGCGTGACTATGAAAATATCATCGTAGGTTCTAAAGAGGAATATGATGAAATCATGGCCCGTAAGGAAGCTTTGAAATTCTAGTAATTAATCAACAAGAACCAAGAAACTGGTTGAATTAGGGCATTTTGTCTTGTTCATCAGCTACTTGGTTCTTTTTTTGTCATATATCTTATGAGCGATAAAGAAAAACAGAAACAAATCAATATAGAATTAGATGAGAAGACAGCTGAAGGAATTTATTCTAACCTAGCTATTATCAATCACTC
This window harbors:
- a CDS encoding preprotein translocase subunit SecE codes for the protein MEELRNNVTLPSRAESSNLMVIVAVFSILFALATWGVDTVFSKLVQLYFNNILN
- a CDS encoding transcription antitermination protein nusG, whose translation is MSEVLEKKWYVVRAVSGQENKIKGYIESEVERHGFSDYLEDVLVPTEKVIQIRNGKKINKERVYFPGYIMIKANLGGEMIHIIRSITNVIGFLGETKGGDPVPLRKTEVNRMLGKADELAVNTDSVAIPFTHGETVKVIDGPFNGFNGTVEKINEEKRKLEVMVKIFGRKTPLELSYMQVEKI
- a CDS encoding LSU ribosomal protein L11P; its protein translation is MAKEVGKVVKLQVRGGAANPSPPVGPALGAAGVNIMEFCKQFNARTQDKQGKVLPVVITVYKDKSFDFVVKTPPAAVQLMEAAKIKKGSGEPNRVKLGNVTWDQVRAIAEDKMADLNAFTIESAMSMVAGTARSMGMKVAGKRPF
- a CDS encoding LSU ribosomal protein L1P is translated as MAKLTKKQKEASAKIDRDKMYSIEEGAALVKDITNVKFDASVDLAIRLGVDPRKANQMVRGVVTLPHGTGKDVKVLALVTPDKEAEATEAGADFVGLDEYLDKIKGGWTDVDVIITMPSVMGKLGPLGRVLGPRGLMPNPKTGTVTMDVAKAVSDVKAGKIDFKVDKTGIVHAAIGKVSFSADKIADNAKELIDTLIKMKPAAAKGVYMKSVFMSSTMSPSLQLDPKTV
- a CDS encoding LSU ribosomal protein L10P — encoded protein: MTREEKAIVIQDLTSQLADSPTIYLADISGLNASQTSDLRRAAFKANVKLAVVKNTLLAKAMEASDKEFGDLPGVLKGNTSLMFSEVGNAPAKLIKTFRKKAEKPLLKGAFVEEAIYIGDENLDALVSIKSKEEMIGEIIGLLQSPAKNVISGLKSGGGKIAGILKTLSEK
- a CDS encoding LSU ribosomal protein L12P gives rise to the protein MADLKEFAEQLVNLTVKEVNELADILKDEYGIEPAAAAVAVAGGAGGAEAGEAAEEQTEFDVILTAAGGSKLAVVKLVKELTGLGLKDAKDIVDSAPKAVKEGVAKDEAEGIKKSLEEAGAEVELK
- a CDS encoding DNA-directed RNA polymerase subunit beta, with amino-acid sequence MFTQQTERINFASAKNTPEYPDFLDIQIKSFQDFFQLETKSDERGDEGLYNTFQENFPITDTRNQFVLEFLDYFIDPPRYSIQECIERGLTYSVPLKARLKLYCTDPEHEDFETIVQDVYLGTIPYMTPSGTFVINGAERVVVSQLHRSPGVFFGQSFHANGTKLYSARVIPFKGSWIEFATDINGVMYAYIDRKKKLPVTTLFRAIGFERDKDILEIFDLSEEVKVSKAGLKKVLGRKLAARVLNTWHEDFVDEDTGEVVSIERNEIILDRDTVLEKEHIDEILDADVKTILLHKENNAQSDYAIIHNTLQKDPTNSEKEAVEHIYRQLRNAEPPDEETARGIIDKLFFSDQRYNLGEVGRYRMNKKLQLDIGMDKQVLTKEDIITIIKYLIELINSKAEIDDIDHLSNRRVRTVGEQLSSQFGVGLARMARTIRERMNVRDNEVFTPIDLINAKTLSSVINSFFGTNQLSQFMDQTNPLAEITHKRRLSALGPGGLSRERAGFEVRDVHYTHYGRLCPIETPEGPNIGLISSLAVFSKVNPMGFLETPYRKVENSKVDTSEYIYLSAEEEEGMKIAQANIPLKEDGQIDSEKVIAREEGDFPVVDPSEVNYTDVAPNQIASISASLIPFLEHDDANRALMGSNMMRQAVPLLRPQSPIVGTGLERQVASDSRVLINAEGDGTIVYVDAKKITVKYDRTDAERLISFEDDSKSYNLVKFRKTNQGTSINLKPIVRKGDKVKKGEVLCEGYATEKGELALGRNLTVAFMPWKGYNFEDAIVISEKVVREDIFTSIHVDEYSLEVRDTKLGAEELTHDIPNVSEEATKDLDENGMIRIGAEVKPGDILIGKITPKGESDPTPEEKLLRAIFGDKAGDVKDASLKASPSLRGVVIDKKLFSRSVKDKRKRSEDKEELNKLELEYEVKFQELKDVLIEKLFTLVNGKTSQGVLNDLGEEVLPKGKKYTLKMLNSVDDFAHLVGGSWTTDKDTNSSVADLLHNYKIKLNDLQGNLRRDKFTISVGDELPAGIMKLAKVYIAKKRKLKVGDKMAGRHGNKGIVSRIVRQEDMPFLDDGTPVDIVLNPLGVPSRMNIGQIYETVLGWAGLKLGRKFATPIFDGASLDEINGYTDEAGIPRFGHTYLYDGGTGQRFDQPATVGVIYMLKLGHMVDDKMHARSIGPYSLITQQPLGGKAQFGGQRFGEMEVWALEAYGASATLREILTVKSDDVIGRAKTYESIVKGETMPEPGLPESFNVLMHELKGLGLDIRLEE
- a CDS encoding DNA-directed RNA polymerase subunit beta', yielding MARIKDNNPVKRFDKISIGLASPESILAESRGEVLKPETINYRTHKPERDGLFCERIFGPVKDYECACGKYKRIRYRGIVCDRCGVEVTEKKVRRDRVGHINLVVPVAHIWYFRSLPNKIGYLLGLPSKKLDMIIYYERYVVIQPGIAKGPEGEEINKMDFLTEEEYLTILESIPIENQYLEDSDPNKFIAKMGAECLIDLLARIDLKELSYQLRHKANTETSKQRKTEALKRLQVVEALRESQDNRENNPEWMIMKVIPVIPPELRPLVPLDGGRFATSDLNDLYRRVIIRNNRLKRLVEIKAPEVILRNEKRMLQEAVDSLFDNTRKASAVKTESNRPLKSLSDSLKGKQGRFRQNLLGKRVDYSARSVIVVGPELNLYECGLPKDMAAELYKPFVIRKLIERGIVKTVKSAKKIIDKKEPVVWDILENVLKGHPVLLNRAPTLHRLGIQAFQPKLIEGKAIRLHPLACTAFNADFDGDQMAVHLPLGPEAILEAQLLMLASQNILNPANGSPITVPSQDMVLGLYYMTKERKSTPEVPVKGEGLTFYSSEEVEIAFNEGKVDLNAGIKVRAKDFNEEGDLVSQIIATTVGRVLFNKNVPEQAGYINQVLNKKALRNIIGDILAVTDVPTTANFLDRIKTMGYEFAFKGGLSFSLGDIIIPQEKHDMIADANGQVDGIMANYNMGLITNNERYNQVIDVWTSTNAMLTELAMKRIREDQQGFNSVYMMLDSGARGSKEQIRQLTGMRGLMAKPKKSTAGGGEIIENPILSNFKEGLSILEYFISTHGARKGLADTALKTADAGYLTRRLVDVSQDVIINIEDCGTLRGIEVEALKKNEEVVESLGERILGRVSLHDVYDPLTEELLLTAGQQIMESDMKKIKNSPIEKIEVRSALTCEAPKGICSKCYGRNLSTNKMVQRGEAVGVVAAQSIGEPGTQLTLRTFHVGGIAGNISEDNKLIAKFSGKAEIEDLRTVKGQDAEGKAANIVISRTSEIKIIDTKTGITLSTNNIPYGSQLMIENGAKVSKDDVICTWDPYNGVIVSEFPGKIAYENIEQGVTYQVEIDEQTGFQEKVISESRNKKLIPTLLIQNDKGETLRSYNLPVGSHIMVDNGDKIKEGKILVKIPRKSAKAGDITGGLPRVTELFEARNPSNPAVVSEIDGVVSFGKIKRGNREIIIESKLGEIKKYLVKLSNQILVQENDYVRAGMPLSDGSITPEDILAIKGPSAVQQYLVNEVQEVYRLQGVKINDKHFEVVVRQMMRKVRIQDPGDTIFLENQLVHKDDFIRENDEIYGKKVVVDKGESENLKEGQIITARELRDENSILRRSDKTLVEAKDAVAATATPILQGITRASLQTKSFISAASFQETTKVLNEAAVSGKIDTLEGLKENVIVGHKIPAGTGMRDYENIIVGSKEEYDEIMARKEALKF